Proteins encoded by one window of Chroogloeocystis siderophila 5.2 s.c.1:
- a CDS encoding competence/damage-inducible protein A, which translates to MTAEIICVGTELLLGNILNKNAQYLAQQLANLGIPHYYQTVVGDNVTRLKQVVEVAIARSKILIFTGGLGPTPDDLTTETLADLFGVPLVENPEILEDIARKYAIRGRVMTPSNRKQAFIPQGATVLPNPAGTAPGIVWSPTSNLHILTFPGVPSEMQRMWQETAVPYLKTLGFGQEIIFSRTLKFWGIAESALAEKVSAFLNLPNPTVAPYASRGEVKLRICAKATSLAAAEELIAPIAQQLQTIGGLNYYGQDDDSLASVVGQLLQQANATLSVAESCTGGGLGQMLTDVSGSSRYFMGGVISYDNQVKVSLLGVDPQALIQEGAVSSTVAAQMAQGVRSRLGTTWGLSITGIAGPDGGSPTKPVGLVYIGLAQANGTVQTFEHRYGQDRSRSLIRHLSACTALDALRRKLLDSQF; encoded by the coding sequence ATGACTGCTGAAATTATTTGTGTTGGCACTGAGTTACTCCTGGGCAATATTTTGAATAAAAACGCCCAATACCTGGCACAGCAACTCGCAAATCTAGGAATTCCTCACTACTATCAAACAGTTGTGGGAGATAACGTTACGCGACTCAAGCAAGTGGTCGAAGTTGCGATCGCGCGCTCAAAAATCCTCATTTTCACGGGCGGGCTTGGTCCAACACCTGATGATTTGACAACCGAAACTCTCGCCGATTTGTTTGGTGTCCCTTTAGTAGAAAATCCAGAAATTCTAGAAGACATTGCCCGAAAATATGCGATTCGCGGTCGAGTAATGACACCGAGTAACCGCAAGCAAGCGTTCATTCCGCAAGGAGCCACCGTTTTGCCGAATCCGGCTGGTACAGCACCAGGAATCGTTTGGTCCCCAACTTCTAATTTGCATATCTTAACTTTCCCTGGTGTGCCATCAGAAATGCAGCGTATGTGGCAAGAAACTGCGGTACCGTATCTCAAAACCTTAGGATTTGGTCAAGAAATTATCTTTAGTCGCACCTTAAAGTTTTGGGGAATCGCGGAGTCAGCTTTAGCAGAAAAAGTATCAGCATTTCTTAACTTACCGAATCCCACAGTTGCTCCCTATGCTAGCCGTGGCGAAGTAAAATTACGCATCTGCGCTAAAGCCACTTCACTCGCCGCTGCGGAAGAATTGATCGCACCGATCGCACAGCAACTACAAACGATTGGTGGGTTAAATTATTACGGTCAAGATGATGACTCGTTAGCTTCTGTGGTCGGGCAATTATTGCAACAAGCAAATGCGACGCTTAGTGTTGCTGAATCTTGTACAGGTGGCGGATTGGGACAAATGTTGACCGATGTTTCTGGAAGTTCGCGCTATTTTATGGGCGGAGTTATTTCCTATGATAATCAAGTTAAAGTGTCGTTGTTAGGCGTCGATCCACAAGCTTTAATTCAAGAAGGAGCCGTCAGTTCAACAGTCGCCGCCCAAATGGCACAAGGAGTGCGATCGCGTTTGGGAACAACTTGGGGATTAAGCATTACTGGTATCGCTGGACCTGATGGCGGTAGTCCTACTAAGCCTGTAGGTTTAGTCTATATTGGGTTAGCTCAAGCAAACGGCACAGTGCAAACTTTTGAACATCGCTACGGTCAAGACCGATCGCGATCCTTAATTCGCCACTTGAGTGCCTGTACCGCGCTCGACGCTTTACGCCGTAAGCTACTTGACAGTCAATTTTAG
- a CDS encoding carbohydrate ABC transporter permease: MLFPLLWLISTAFKSSSENIFQFPPQLLPSQPTVENFVQVWQTNPFGRYLFNSTLVAILTVTLNLLFCALAAYPLARLDFRGRDWMFTAIVATIMIPFQIVMIPLYILTVQLGMRNSYLGIIFPALASAFGIFLLRQAFQGVPKEMEEAARIDGCSELGLWWFVMLPAIRPALVTLAIFVFIGSWSDFLWPLIVIDRPEFYTLPLGVATLAGTFSLDWRLIAAGSVISIAPVILVFLLLQRYIVPTETASGVKG; the protein is encoded by the coding sequence ATGTTGTTTCCCCTACTCTGGCTCATTAGCACTGCCTTCAAATCGTCCAGCGAAAATATATTTCAATTTCCACCACAGTTGCTACCGAGTCAGCCGACGGTAGAGAATTTTGTGCAAGTTTGGCAGACAAATCCTTTTGGACGATATTTATTTAACAGTACTCTCGTTGCGATTCTGACGGTAACGCTCAATTTACTTTTCTGTGCATTAGCCGCATATCCGCTAGCAAGACTAGACTTTCGTGGGAGAGACTGGATGTTCACAGCAATTGTCGCGACAATTATGATTCCTTTTCAGATTGTGATGATTCCCTTGTATATTCTTACCGTTCAGTTGGGGATGCGCAACAGCTATTTAGGAATCATTTTTCCGGCGCTGGCTTCGGCGTTTGGTATTTTTCTTTTGCGACAAGCTTTTCAAGGCGTTCCCAAAGAAATGGAAGAGGCGGCAAGAATTGATGGTTGTTCGGAGTTAGGGTTATGGTGGTTTGTAATGCTACCCGCGATTCGTCCAGCATTAGTAACGTTAGCTATTTTTGTGTTTATTGGTTCTTGGAGTGACTTTTTGTGGCCTTTGATTGTCATTGATCGACCAGAATTTTATACTCTACCTTTAGGGGTAGCAACGCTAGCAGGGACGTTTTCACTCGATTGGCGATTAATTGCCGCAGGTTCTGTCATCTCAATTGCGCCTGTGATTCTGGTATTCTTACTATTACAGCGCTACATCGTGCCAACTGAAACAGCCAGTGGAGTCAAGGGTTAA
- the glyA gene encoding serine hydroxymethyltransferase, whose product MTRNNLDFLAQTDPTVADLINSELQRQRDHLELIASENFTSAAVLAAQGSVLTNKYAEGLPGKRYYGGCEYIDGVEQLAIDRAKQLFGAAHANVQPHSGAQANFAVFLTLLEPGDTIMGMDLSHGGHLTHGSPVNVSGKWFKVCHYGVSQETEKLDYDQIRELARQHRPKLLICGYSAYPRIIDFEKFRSIADEIGAYLLADIAHIAGLIASGLHPNPIPYCDVVTTTTHKTLRGPRGGLILTRDAELGKKLDKSVFPGSQGGPLEHVIAGKAVAFGEALKPEFKTYSAQVIENARALATQLQSRGFKIVSGGTDNHLMLVDLRSIGMTGKQADQLVSGVNITANKNTVPFDPESPFVTSGLRLGSPAMTTRGMGTAEFTAIGNIIADRLLRPEDESIAQACRQCVADLCDRFPLYPHLNIPVPALA is encoded by the coding sequence GTGACTCGTAATAACTTAGACTTTCTCGCCCAAACAGATCCCACTGTTGCAGATTTAATTAACTCAGAACTTCAGCGCCAACGCGATCATCTAGAGTTAATTGCTAGCGAAAACTTTACTTCCGCAGCAGTTTTAGCCGCGCAAGGCTCTGTACTCACCAACAAATACGCCGAAGGCTTACCAGGAAAGCGTTATTACGGTGGTTGCGAGTACATCGATGGTGTTGAACAACTAGCAATTGACCGCGCTAAGCAACTTTTTGGTGCAGCCCATGCTAACGTCCAACCGCATTCTGGAGCACAAGCAAATTTTGCCGTATTTCTAACGCTGCTCGAACCTGGAGACACGATCATGGGAATGGATTTATCCCATGGCGGACATTTGACGCATGGTTCGCCCGTGAATGTCTCTGGTAAGTGGTTTAAAGTTTGCCATTACGGTGTTAGTCAAGAAACCGAGAAACTCGATTATGACCAAATCCGCGAGTTAGCGCGTCAACATCGTCCTAAGTTATTAATCTGCGGCTACTCGGCGTACCCACGCATTATTGACTTCGAGAAATTTAGAAGTATTGCTGATGAAATTGGGGCTTACTTATTAGCTGATATTGCGCATATTGCTGGTTTAATTGCAAGTGGCTTACATCCTAACCCAATTCCCTACTGTGATGTTGTTACCACCACTACACACAAAACGCTGCGCGGTCCGCGCGGTGGGTTGATTCTTACCCGCGATGCAGAATTAGGCAAAAAGTTAGATAAATCAGTGTTTCCTGGTAGTCAAGGAGGCCCTTTAGAACACGTCATTGCAGGGAAAGCCGTTGCTTTTGGCGAAGCACTCAAACCAGAGTTTAAAACTTATAGCGCCCAAGTTATTGAAAATGCCCGCGCTTTGGCGACACAGTTACAATCAAGAGGCTTTAAAATTGTTTCTGGTGGTACAGATAATCACTTGATGCTTGTTGATTTGCGCAGTATTGGCATGACGGGTAAGCAGGCAGATCAGTTAGTGAGTGGCGTGAATATTACTGCGAATAAAAATACAGTTCCCTTTGATCCAGAATCACCCTTTGTGACGAGTGGTTTACGCCTTGGATCACCAGCAATGACAACACGCGGTATGGGAACTGCGGAGTTTACCGCAATTGGAAACATTATCGCTGATCGCCTACTGCGCCCAGAAGATGAAAGCATCGCGCAAGCTTGTCGCCAATGCGTAGCAGATTTATGCGATCGCTTCCCACTCTATCCACATCTCAATATTCCAGTACCAGCATTAGCTTAA
- a CDS encoding Tic20 family protein, translated as MAWRGSTTVWDRIFGSLAYLLPLVYVVGLLLRVGIQNTIFGEFPALRVILVPLLPLVQIFFGIPFVGLIIFIVLFLLVVRNERVSHFIRFNTMQAILITVALFLCSILMQILALIPGATFAIATIANTIFLGVFIAAAYAVIQSLLGRYAEIPAISDAVYMQVR; from the coding sequence ATGGCTTGGCGCGGGTCAACGACAGTTTGGGACAGAATTTTTGGCAGCCTTGCTTATTTGTTACCGCTAGTCTATGTTGTAGGGCTACTGCTGCGTGTAGGAATACAAAATACGATTTTTGGTGAATTTCCTGCACTGAGGGTCATTTTAGTGCCTTTATTACCTCTAGTACAAATTTTCTTTGGCATACCGTTTGTCGGACTCATTATTTTCATTGTCTTATTCTTACTCGTGGTGAGAAACGAACGGGTGAGCCACTTTATCCGCTTCAACACGATGCAGGCAATTTTAATCACAGTTGCATTGTTTTTGTGCAGTATTTTAATGCAGATATTAGCACTAATTCCAGGCGCGACTTTTGCGATCGCTACAATCGCCAACACGATTTTTCTAGGCGTATTTATCGCCGCTGCTTACGCGGTGATTCAGTCATTACTTGGTCGTTATGCTGAAATTCCGGCAATATCAGACGCGGTGTATATGCAAGTCCGTTAA
- the rpsF gene encoding 30S ribosomal protein S6: protein MMANYETMYILRPDLAEEQVEQAVTRYQNMLQEQGATQVDIQNRGKRRLAYEIARHREGVYVQMNYQAPGTVIAQLERAMRLSDEVIRYLTIKQESSEIEDSQESPEEATAIS from the coding sequence ATCATGGCAAATTACGAAACAATGTACATCTTGCGTCCTGATCTCGCAGAAGAACAGGTCGAGCAAGCGGTTACAAGATACCAAAATATGCTCCAAGAGCAAGGAGCAACGCAAGTTGACATCCAAAATCGGGGTAAACGTCGCCTTGCTTACGAAATCGCTAGGCACCGTGAAGGTGTTTATGTTCAAATGAACTACCAAGCCCCTGGAACGGTTATTGCTCAACTAGAGCGCGCAATGCGATTGAGTGATGAGGTGATTCGCTACTTAACTATCAAGCAAGAATCCTCAGAAATCGAAGATTCCCAAGAATCTCCCGAAGAAGCAACAGCAATTAGCTAG
- a CDS encoding STAS domain-containing protein: MNITHKNGYMVVLHPQGRLDCDGSKRLEAQLTRLMVQRNSLWVINLSQVDFMDSTGLVALITGLKAARESGCRLVLCHLPEPVKLILELTQLDSVFEICEDYNAVLTLTETPALAA, encoded by the coding sequence ATGAATATTACACACAAAAATGGTTACATGGTTGTACTTCATCCTCAAGGACGATTAGATTGTGACGGTAGTAAGCGCTTAGAGGCTCAATTGACACGCCTGATGGTACAGCGTAATTCGCTATGGGTAATCAACTTATCGCAAGTCGATTTTATGGATAGTACTGGTTTAGTAGCTTTGATAACAGGACTGAAAGCAGCGCGTGAAAGCGGTTGCCGATTAGTGCTATGCCATTTACCAGAACCTGTCAAGTTAATTTTAGAACTTACTCAGCTTGATTCAGTGTTTGAAATTTGTGAAGACTACAACGCCGTTTTGACATTGACTGAAACTCCTGCTTTAGCTGCTTAG
- a CDS encoding DedA family protein translates to MSLEFVSLEKIQEFAHHYGYWAIFMGILLENLGIPIPGETVTLIGGFLAGSKELNYWFVLGSAIFGAVLGGTCGYWIGRYTGWEFILRVAGFFRIPAVRLEELKDKFSQNATKAVFFGRFIALLRIFSGLLAGIAGMSFAQFFVYNLAGAAVWASVMVTLAFFVGQVVSLEQLVSWVGEFAILALVVAIAWIVVPLWWESRQVKKVASED, encoded by the coding sequence ATGTCTCTGGAGTTTGTATCACTGGAGAAAATCCAGGAGTTTGCGCATCATTACGGCTACTGGGCAATATTTATGGGGATCTTGCTAGAAAACTTAGGTATTCCCATTCCAGGAGAAACCGTAACGTTGATTGGAGGTTTTCTAGCTGGTAGCAAGGAACTAAATTATTGGTTTGTGCTTGGTAGTGCCATTTTTGGCGCGGTTCTTGGTGGCACTTGCGGATATTGGATTGGCAGATATACTGGTTGGGAATTTATTCTTCGCGTTGCTGGCTTTTTTCGCATCCCCGCAGTGCGGTTGGAAGAATTGAAGGACAAATTCAGTCAAAATGCAACCAAAGCCGTCTTCTTTGGGCGGTTTATTGCTTTATTGCGCATTTTTTCGGGATTATTAGCTGGAATAGCTGGGATGTCTTTTGCTCAATTCTTCGTTTACAATTTAGCTGGAGCAGCCGTATGGGCGTCTGTGATGGTGACTTTAGCTTTCTTTGTCGGACAGGTTGTATCTTTAGAACAATTAGTTTCTTGGGTAGGTGAATTTGCGATTCTTGCCTTAGTTGTTGCGATCGCTTGGATTGTTGTTCCCTTGTGGTGGGAGTCGCGCCAAGTTAAGAAAGTTGCGAGTGAAGATTAA
- the aroQ gene encoding type II 3-dehydroquinate dehydratase has protein sequence MHSILVLHGPNLNLLGQREPEVYGSTTLEDINDLLKKEAKSLGVVVAALQSNHEGSLIDAIHAAREKHQGILINAGAYTHTSVAIRDAIAAVKLPTVEVHLSNIYQREAFRHHSYIAPVVLGQISGFGAESYRLGLQALVHYLSG, from the coding sequence TTGCACAGTATTCTTGTACTACACGGACCAAACCTCAATCTTTTAGGGCAACGCGAACCAGAGGTCTATGGCTCTACTACGCTAGAAGATATTAATGACCTCTTGAAGAAAGAAGCAAAAAGTCTAGGTGTAGTTGTGGCAGCGCTGCAATCAAATCATGAAGGCAGTTTGATCGATGCAATTCACGCGGCTAGAGAAAAACACCAAGGAATACTAATTAACGCTGGTGCGTATACACATACGAGTGTGGCAATACGGGATGCGATCGCTGCTGTTAAGTTACCAACTGTAGAAGTTCATCTTAGTAACATCTACCAACGCGAAGCTTTTCGCCACCATTCTTATATTGCACCCGTTGTATTAGGGCAAATTAGTGGCTTTGGTGCTGAGAGTTATCGCTTGGGGTTGCAAGCACTAGTTCATTACCTGAGTGGCTGA
- a CDS encoding ADP-ribosylglycohydrolase family protein, whose translation MRYSLGSRFRGTLLGAAIGGMLTQASSKDAQIKAADCTWERLATEVAQSLIRQGNLSYPASQSKTSHSVKVIIATLPITLFYHENETRLQAHLQQFVAWQNDPEIIAGVLAVGYVIASSLREMPPANLIERVIQFIAAPQLQLTQQLVQVQSLLKHQASLAKAIAVLGEAQPTSAIALAFYCYLSTPEDFSLSLRRAAHLSQRSPAISSIVGALSGVHNGTTSIPLPWRLALARDHQFLAVWGMQSEAELLRLCDTLVAAWSGAYNTTIDDSLPTAIAAPQVIRPR comes from the coding sequence ATGCGTTACTCACTCGGTAGTCGATTTCGCGGTACTCTGCTAGGCGCAGCGATTGGAGGAATGCTAACACAAGCTTCTAGTAAAGACGCACAAATAAAAGCAGCCGATTGTACGTGGGAACGTCTAGCAACTGAAGTCGCGCAAAGCTTGATTCGACAGGGAAACTTATCTTACCCCGCAAGCCAAAGTAAAACAAGTCACTCGGTCAAAGTTATTATCGCAACGTTGCCGATCACGCTTTTTTATCACGAAAACGAAACTCGATTGCAAGCTCATTTGCAGCAATTTGTTGCATGGCAAAACGACCCAGAAATAATCGCGGGAGTTCTAGCGGTTGGTTATGTGATCGCATCGTCTTTAAGAGAAATGCCACCAGCCAACTTGATAGAGCGAGTAATTCAGTTCATCGCAGCACCTCAATTACAACTGACTCAACAGCTTGTACAGGTACAAAGTTTATTAAAACATCAAGCAAGCTTAGCAAAGGCGATCGCGGTTTTGGGAGAAGCGCAACCAACTAGCGCGATCGCTTTAGCGTTTTACTGTTATTTAAGTACTCCAGAAGACTTTTCACTATCACTCAGGCGTGCTGCGCATCTTAGTCAGCGATCGCCCGCTATCAGTTCGATTGTCGGTGCTTTATCAGGAGTACACAACGGTACCACTAGTATTCCGCTCCCTTGGCGGCTAGCATTAGCGCGCGATCATCAATTTCTTGCAGTATGGGGTATGCAAAGCGAAGCCGAATTGTTACGGCTATGTGATACGTTGGTCGCAGCGTGGTCAGGAGCTTACAATACAACTATTGATGACTCTCTACCAACGGCGATCGCGGCTCCGCAAGTTATTCGTCCGCGTTAA
- a CDS encoding glycosyltransferase family 4 protein → MPIQLYHLIAFVVSAFVVLWTTPIVKTIGIKSGRVDQPNERKVHQRPMVRLGGVAIFTGTIVALLLVWSLGGFGILPPTKEWEVWGVTLGGIAFFLIGLADDLLNLSPFLRLLIQVIVAGVVWQMGVHIDFLSIPFVGLIQLGWLSLPFTVIWLVGMANAINWIDGLDGLAAGVSGIAATVMLFVALSMQQPAAALIAAALAGGALGFLRYNFNPAQIFMGDGGAYFIGFTLAGVGIIGLVKTAAVTAVLLPYLILAVPIVDMSAVILARLRQGKSPFSADKRHLHHRLLRAGLSHRFAVLFIYSLTLWVGTLALAFAGIPSGIAYACAGTSLLSYTSWQVWKHARS, encoded by the coding sequence ATGCCTATTCAGCTATACCATCTGATTGCCTTTGTTGTCTCTGCTTTCGTCGTCCTCTGGACAACTCCTATTGTTAAGACCATTGGCATCAAAAGTGGACGAGTCGATCAACCTAACGAGCGTAAAGTGCATCAACGTCCTATGGTACGCCTAGGAGGAGTTGCGATTTTTACGGGGACGATTGTAGCTTTATTACTAGTTTGGTCGCTTGGGGGCTTTGGCATCTTACCACCAACGAAAGAGTGGGAAGTTTGGGGTGTGACGCTCGGTGGAATCGCCTTTTTCCTGATTGGTTTAGCCGACGACTTGTTGAATCTATCTCCGTTCTTGCGGCTTCTTATCCAAGTTATTGTTGCAGGGGTTGTTTGGCAGATGGGGGTACATATTGATTTTTTGAGCATTCCTTTTGTCGGACTGATTCAACTCGGTTGGCTAAGTTTGCCTTTCACGGTAATTTGGTTGGTCGGGATGGCAAATGCCATTAATTGGATTGATGGTCTTGATGGCTTAGCGGCTGGAGTTTCAGGAATTGCTGCTACCGTCATGCTATTTGTCGCCCTATCGATGCAACAACCAGCAGCAGCTTTGATTGCAGCGGCGCTGGCTGGTGGTGCGTTAGGGTTTCTTCGTTACAACTTTAATCCTGCTCAAATCTTTATGGGAGATGGCGGGGCTTATTTTATCGGCTTCACTTTGGCTGGTGTCGGCATTATTGGACTTGTAAAGACTGCGGCGGTGACGGCGGTGCTGCTACCTTATTTGATTTTGGCAGTACCAATTGTTGATATGTCTGCGGTTATTCTGGCACGCCTGCGGCAAGGAAAATCGCCTTTTAGTGCAGATAAACGCCATTTGCATCACAGGCTATTACGTGCTGGGCTGTCGCATCGATTTGCTGTTTTATTCATTTACTCGTTGACGTTATGGGTGGGGACATTGGCACTCGCTTTTGCTGGGATACCGAGTGGTATTGCCTATGCGTGTGCGGGAACCTCGCTTTTGAGTTACACCAGCTGGCAAGTCTGGAAGCACGCTCGGTCATGA
- a CDS encoding fumarylacetoacetate hydrolase family protein, with protein MAQRYVRVQNQEGRIYYGLLKPSQSVQVLDAPPWLQGQPTDLHLEPDRYKILAPCAPSKIVAVGKNYADHAAEMGTDVPREPLLFLKPSTAIIPTGGEIIYPAQAQRIDYEGELALIIGDRTFSCTPTQAQNKIWGYTIANDVTARDLQQRDGQWTRAKGFDTFCPLGPWIVRELSPGARLQTFINEQAPVQSASVDQMVFPPDVLVSYISQIMTLLPGDVILTGTPVGVGPLHLGDFVVVEIEGIGRLENTVISREYTVVQPFEKA; from the coding sequence ATGGCGCAGCGCTACGTCCGAGTTCAAAATCAAGAGGGACGGATTTACTACGGGTTGCTCAAACCTAGCCAAAGCGTTCAGGTTCTTGATGCTCCACCGTGGTTGCAAGGTCAGCCTACGGATTTGCATTTAGAACCAGATCGCTATAAGATTCTAGCTCCGTGTGCTCCCTCTAAAATTGTTGCAGTTGGGAAAAACTATGCCGACCATGCGGCAGAAATGGGGACAGACGTACCCAGAGAACCATTACTATTTCTTAAACCATCAACCGCAATTATTCCGACTGGCGGTGAAATCATTTATCCTGCGCAAGCGCAGCGGATAGACTACGAAGGCGAATTAGCCTTAATCATCGGCGATCGCACTTTTAGCTGCACGCCGACACAAGCGCAAAACAAAATTTGGGGCTACACGATTGCGAATGATGTAACAGCGCGCGATCTTCAGCAACGTGACGGTCAATGGACGCGTGCTAAAGGATTTGATACGTTTTGCCCCTTAGGTCCTTGGATAGTCCGAGAACTTAGTCCTGGAGCGCGGTTACAGACGTTTATCAATGAACAAGCTCCTGTACAATCGGCAAGTGTCGATCAGATGGTGTTTCCTCCAGATGTTCTGGTGTCCTACATTAGTCAAATTATGACACTTCTGCCTGGTGATGTTATCCTCACAGGAACACCTGTCGGTGTCGGACCTTTACACTTAGGCGATTTTGTTGTCGTCGAAATTGAGGGAATTGGTCGATTGGAAAATACTGTAATCTCTAGAGAATACACCGTCGTGCAACCGTTCGAGAAAGCTTAA